The proteins below are encoded in one region of Haliaeetus albicilla unplaced genomic scaffold, bHalAlb1.1 scaffold_112, whole genome shotgun sequence:
- the LOC138684170 gene encoding LOW QUALITY PROTEIN: uncharacterized protein (The sequence of the model RefSeq protein was modified relative to this genomic sequence to represent the inferred CDS: inserted 2 bases in 1 codon; deleted 2 bases in 1 codon), whose translation MRSLARRAARAIATLSIGSWALYTWHIVIIQQSRADHAHRWTEQVYSSRPHLQDEPLPDAEVELFTDGSSSMLEGKRRAGYAVAVLKEPKFEEALIPGPRLELPPPKHTEKEDELAEQIDCSKNGQVIGGIVKQGIIPGEYWQIDFSELPRYNEYKYLLTLVDIFSGWPEAFPCHTQRAREVIRILLKEIIPRFGIPEGISSNNGPHLLAEVMQEISKFLQIKWELHTPRRPQSSGKLERMNQTLKRQLAKLCQENXHLKWVEILPMALLRIRVTPRVKGKVSPFKVVYGKAYPMSLSNITGDQMHIKGQADVKEYLISLSHTLSSLHRYLNQKASLLLDKGGKDLTSCY comes from the exons atgcgctcgctggctAGGCGCGCTGCGCGAGCCATAGCCaccctgtctattggttcatgggctttgtacacgTGGCATATTGTCATAATCCAGCAGTCACGCGCCGACCATGCTCACAGATGGACTGAACAAGTGTATTCCAGCAGACCACACCTACAGGATGAACCCCTGCCTGATGCAGAAGTAGAGCtcttcactgatggcagcagctctatgctggaaggaaaacgaaGAGCTGGATATGCAGTG GCAGTTCTAAAGGAGCCAAAATTTGAAGAAGCTTTAATTCCAGGGCCTCGTTTAGaattaccaccaccaaaacatactgagaaggaagatgaattaGCAGAACAGATAGACTGCTCCAAAAATGGACAAG ttataggaggaattgtgaaacaaggaataattcctggggaatactggcaaatagatttttcagagctacctAGGTATAacgaatataaatatttattgacattGGTAGATATCTTTTCTGGCTGgccagaggctttcccttgccatACC CAAAGAGCTAGAGAGGTAATTAGAATCCtattgaaggaaataataccccGATTTGGTATTCCAGAAGGAATCTCCTCTAATAATGGGCCTCATCTTCTTGCAGAAGTCATGCAagagatttctaaatttttacagattaagtGGGAATTACACACCCCTCGGAGGCCACAATCAAGTGGGAagctagaaagaatgaatcaaactcttaaaaggcaacttgctaaactgtgtcaagaaaa acaccttaaaTGGGTAGAAATTTTACCTATGGCTCTTTTACGAATTCGAGTAACTCCTAGGGTCAAAGGGAAAGTAAGTCCTTTTAAGGTTGTTTATGGGAAAGCATATCCCATGAGTCTTTCTAACATCACAGGAGaccaaatgcatataaaagggcaggctgatgttaaagagtatttgatttctctttcgcATACTTTATCTTCACTACACAGGTATCTAAATCAGAAGGCCTCTCTCCTGTTGGATAAAGGTGGAAAGGACCTCACATCATGTTATTGA